In one window of Candidatus Protochlamydia phocaeensis DNA:
- a CDS encoding transposase translates to MPKEPKKRAKGKPHTPWREVCNSLLWILINGARWCDLPKGDHWASKSASHRWLGIWQTNGTLEKILMAIREQAELQGLLNFERLAADGFFFSRQRRRSAN, encoded by the coding sequence TTGCCTAAAGAACCTAAAAAGAGAGCGAAAGGTAAGCCTCATACTCCTTGGAGAGAGGTATGCAATAGCCTCCTATGGATTTTGATTAATGGAGCTAGATGGTGTGATTTGCCAAAAGGAGATCATTGGGCTTCAAAATCGGCAAGTCATAGATGGTTAGGAATTTGGCAAACAAATGGGACATTAGAAAAGATCTTGATGGCAATTAGAGAGCAAGCAGAGCTTCAAGGTCTGCTCAATTTCGAAAGGCTGGCTGCCGATGGTTTTTTTTTCAGCAGGCAAAGGAGGAGGTCAGCTAATTGA
- a CDS encoding transposase — translation MVIDGNGYPINFEVTSAKGDERQQVENLLDGIEEFTNQRYLLNGLIPIFEADKGYDAEELRDKLLKRKIFPFIPYRRIGAAKKAKKIVCNLAKFRWKVERAISWLQRKFRRLVVRWERRLCYWKGFLTFSLIFFWINKLKILSG, via the coding sequence ATGGTTATAGATGGCAATGGCTATCCTATTAACTTTGAAGTGACTTCGGCTAAAGGAGATGAAAGGCAACAGGTAGAAAATCTCTTAGATGGGATTGAAGAATTTACCAATCAAAGATATTTGCTAAACGGATTGATCCCTATTTTTGAGGCAGATAAAGGATATGATGCAGAAGAGCTTAGAGACAAATTACTTAAGAGGAAGATTTTTCCTTTTATTCCTTATAGAAGAATAGGCGCAGCAAAAAAAGCTAAGAAAATCGTTTGTAATTTAGCCAAATTCAGATGGAAAGTTGAACGGGCTATTTCTTGGCTGCAAAGAAAATTTAGGCGACTTGTTGTCCGCTGGGAGAGACGTCTTTGTTATTGGAAAGGATTCTTAACTTTTAGCCTGATCTTCTTTTGGATAAATAAGCTTAAAATATTATCGGGATAG
- a CDS encoding RHS repeat domain-containing protein, producing the protein MQARWQPCAVDVLFCFCQKTLEGNTKLASRWGFGNRREIAWLVLFAHRFYNPRLMRWQTADPIGFEDGLNLYHYVPDNPFRYQDPDGQFAIVFSCFTIYFWGAGQSQLS; encoded by the coding sequence ATGCAAGCAAGATGGCAGCCTTGCGCAGTGGATGTCTTATTCTGCTTTTGTCAAAAAACTTTAGAAGGCAATACAAAGCTAGCCAGTCGCTGGGGTTTTGGCAACCGACGCGAAATCGCTTGGCTTGTTTTATTTGCCCATCGCTTTTACAATCCGCGCCTCATGCGCTGGCAGACAGCCGATCCCATTGGCTTCGAAGATGGCTTGAACCTCTACCACTACGTCCCTGACAATCCATTCCGCTATCAAGATCCAGATGGACAGTTTGCAATTGTTTTTTCCTGCTTTACAATTTACTTTTGGGGAGCAGGTCAGTCCCAACTGTCTTGA
- a CDS encoding transposase — MPTYSLICKRACLLKDSLPKLSLRCPQTVLLDASGLKVIGEGEWNVKIHGSGRPRKWIKIHLAVDPKTQEIVAHAITVSQCSDGAEELLKQSGKTVKTVGTDLLPKSKL; from the coding sequence TTGCCAACCTATTCTCTTATCTGCAAAAGAGCTTGTCTACTTAAGGATTCTCTTCCCAAGCTAAGCTTGCGTTGTCCACAAACTGTTCTTTTAGATGCTTCCGGGTTAAAAGTCATCGGGGAAGGAGAATGGAACGTCAAGATTCATGGAAGTGGAAGGCCTCGCAAATGGATTAAAATCCATCTGGCTGTAGATCCTAAAACTCAAGAAATAGTCGCCCATGCTATAACAGTTAGCCAGTGTAGCGATGGAGCAGAAGAGCTATTGAAGCAAAGCGGGAAGACAGTCAAGACAGTTGGGACTGACCTGCTCCCCAAAAGTAAATTGTAA
- a CDS encoding FKBP-type peptidyl-prolyl cis-trans isomerase, whose product MKRAFFSYLLVSLMVILSLSAEETLLWQEVLNERSIDEREALEVFFKTMLINSEGGYVVLGSKPVCVEGIRSSPFLLVQRWGGRDHQRSVELAEGWQLWRQHFDVFSNGHILIHCKDRAFSTHPNWIHLLWINPGSLEKVFEANKAFFQFIVDPNIDFQSLLKYLTDPQKPIFKSNVLMGIIMGFGSQNAIPYERIEELRTMALMREEAPYLPRKKQLSIYPPEMDLNYSNFDRSIKSIPSLYYKTLQEEYKALLSHEKKTPQMHRAILPAFPVFGIFKEDQETRQILESYTKDQRIIQSWIEEDKFLENLLSRLLKNAIPQSSAQKSIKEPQQSFTDAQLIAYQLLKGLPSANEASRKSLCKGLIEACKGEEKPKETIGKAFTGYLRSVRKAEAKRNLMQTESWLNQLASNNAINWIVPFKLGYHVKAEGKGKILDKRYKKAKLDYAIRIFNKEPVIGQAEEEEIDFSLLLPSFIQGMQGMKTGEERMIYLHPEMAYGENGFLDPNVGLQAYVKLIEIIEEETSEQKEITLETLSFKQEADKPLPDTEEALLNYLYVLGYNLYDYLKNAHSLFAIADLCEAINSVDLQLIDFNMPSSESFKRLNHLHWKIYQQKRQEAYQQADHVFADLSKDPAYVCLHPGRVYCKGAVREKPAEENSIKMIKYAIRDKNGKLIKPSSEEIVCESGLIRGIYQSLPYLYPEQAYILYIHPEWGYKNSDSLVGNKELIVHLKLLSE is encoded by the coding sequence ATGAAACGTGCTTTTTTCTCTTACCTACTTGTCTCCTTAATGGTTATTTTGTCTTTATCTGCAGAGGAAACCCTACTTTGGCAAGAGGTGCTAAATGAACGATCCATTGATGAAAGGGAAGCATTAGAAGTATTTTTTAAAACCATGCTGATTAATTCAGAAGGCGGATATGTAGTGCTTGGATCAAAGCCTGTTTGTGTAGAAGGGATTAGATCTTCGCCTTTTCTATTGGTTCAGCGTTGGGGAGGCCGCGACCACCAGCGATCGGTTGAGCTTGCAGAAGGATGGCAGCTCTGGCGGCAGCATTTTGACGTATTTTCAAATGGGCATATTCTTATTCATTGCAAAGATAGGGCTTTTTCCACTCATCCGAATTGGATTCACCTGTTGTGGATCAACCCTGGCTCTTTAGAGAAGGTATTTGAAGCAAACAAAGCCTTTTTCCAGTTCATTGTCGATCCTAATATAGATTTTCAATCTTTGTTGAAATATTTAACCGATCCCCAAAAGCCTATTTTTAAAAGCAATGTCTTAATGGGCATTATTATGGGATTCGGTTCTCAAAACGCGATTCCTTATGAGCGCATAGAAGAACTTCGGACTATGGCTTTGATGAGAGAGGAAGCTCCTTATCTGCCAAGGAAAAAACAGTTGTCTATTTATCCTCCGGAAATGGATTTAAATTATTCCAACTTTGATCGGTCTATTAAGTCCATTCCCTCTTTGTACTATAAGACTTTGCAAGAAGAGTATAAGGCTTTGCTCTCTCACGAGAAAAAAACTCCGCAAATGCATCGCGCCATTTTGCCTGCCTTCCCCGTTTTTGGCATCTTTAAAGAAGATCAAGAGACCCGGCAAATATTAGAGAGCTATACAAAAGATCAAAGGATTATTCAAAGTTGGATTGAAGAGGATAAATTTTTAGAAAATCTCTTATCTCGCTTGTTAAAGAACGCTATCCCACAATCTTCTGCGCAAAAGTCAATAAAAGAACCCCAACAATCATTCACAGATGCGCAGTTGATTGCCTATCAATTACTAAAAGGGTTGCCCAGCGCAAATGAAGCAAGTAGAAAGTCGCTTTGCAAAGGTTTAATAGAGGCTTGCAAAGGCGAAGAAAAACCTAAAGAGACAATTGGCAAAGCATTCACCGGCTACTTGAGATCTGTTCGAAAAGCCGAAGCCAAGCGAAATTTGATGCAAACCGAGAGCTGGCTGAATCAATTGGCCAGTAATAATGCCATCAATTGGATAGTCCCTTTCAAACTTGGCTATCATGTCAAAGCGGAAGGCAAAGGCAAAATCCTGGACAAGCGGTATAAAAAAGCAAAACTTGACTATGCTATCCGTATTTTTAATAAAGAACCGGTGATTGGCCAAGCTGAGGAAGAAGAAATCGATTTTTCCCTGCTGCTTCCTAGTTTTATTCAAGGCATGCAGGGCATGAAGACCGGAGAAGAAAGAATGATCTACCTTCATCCGGAAATGGCTTATGGAGAAAATGGCTTTCTAGACCCCAATGTAGGTCTTCAGGCTTACGTAAAATTAATTGAAATAATAGAAGAAGAAACGTCCGAACAAAAGGAGATAACGCTAGAGACTCTTTCCTTTAAACAGGAAGCGGATAAGCCTTTGCCGGATACAGAAGAGGCTTTACTAAACTATCTGTACGTTTTGGGCTATAACCTATATGATTATTTAAAAAATGCTCATTCGCTTTTTGCGATTGCTGACTTATGCGAAGCAATTAATTCAGTCGATTTACAACTAATTGACTTTAACATGCCGTCAAGCGAAAGCTTTAAACGGCTCAATCATCTCCATTGGAAAATTTATCAGCAAAAGCGCCAAGAGGCTTATCAACAAGCTGATCATGTTTTCGCTGATTTAAGCAAAGATCCTGCGTATGTGTGCCTGCATCCTGGCCGCGTTTACTGTAAAGGAGCGGTGAGAGAAAAACCCGCCGAAGAAAATTCAATCAAAATGATTAAGTATGCGATTAGAGATAAAAACGGAAAACTGATAAAGCCTTCTTCAGAGGAAATCGTCTGCGAATCAGGCTTAATAAGAGGGATTTATCAAAGTCTGCCTTATCTTTATCCCGAGCAGGCCTATATTTTATATATTCATCCGGAATGGGGATATAAAAATAGCGATAGCTTGGTTGGCAACAAAGAATTGATTGTCCATTTAAAATTGCTCAGCGAATAA
- a CDS encoding Bax inhibitor-1/YccA family protein, with amino-acid sequence MRSSNPALLSNPFSGFGLVSESNAMTIRGTVYKTLALLVLVLLPAAWVWRMFYTAGQNPAAIQTWMYVGLIGGFIASLATVFKKNWAPLTAPLYAVLEGLFLGGISSMFEKAYPGIVMQAVSLSIATLLVMLVAYQSGWIQPSENFKLGVVAATGGIALVYFVAIILGFFGINVAFINGSGLFSILFSVFVVIIAALNFIIDFDFIEQGARAGVPKYMEWYGAFALMVTLVWLYIEILRLLAKLNERK; translated from the coding sequence ATGAGATCCTCAAATCCAGCGCTTCTGTCCAATCCTTTTTCTGGTTTTGGACTCGTCTCCGAATCGAATGCTATGACGATTCGAGGAACAGTTTATAAAACACTCGCTTTACTTGTCCTTGTTCTGCTTCCTGCCGCATGGGTATGGAGAATGTTTTACACTGCCGGACAAAATCCAGCCGCTATCCAAACTTGGATGTATGTCGGTTTGATCGGAGGGTTTATCGCTTCGTTGGCCACGGTCTTTAAGAAAAATTGGGCTCCCCTTACTGCTCCCCTTTATGCTGTATTAGAAGGACTTTTTCTAGGGGGCATTTCCAGCATGTTCGAAAAAGCCTATCCCGGAATTGTCATGCAAGCGGTCAGCTTATCGATTGCTACTCTGCTGGTTATGCTGGTTGCCTATCAATCCGGCTGGATCCAACCATCTGAAAATTTCAAGCTTGGCGTCGTTGCAGCCACTGGTGGCATTGCCCTTGTTTATTTTGTCGCCATTATTCTCGGATTTTTCGGGATCAATGTCGCTTTTATCAATGGCAGCGGCCTTTTCAGCATTCTCTTTAGCGTTTTTGTCGTCATCATCGCCGCCTTAAATTTTATTATCGACTTTGATTTCATTGAACAAGGCGCCCGTGCCGGCGTGCCAAAATATATGGAATGGTATGGTGCCTTTGCCTTGATGGTGACTCTCGTTTGGCTATATATTGAGATCCTGCGTCTTTTGGCCAAACTCAACGAACGCAAGTAA